The genomic stretch CTGTCGAACAAGGGCGAAAGCGAAGCCGACCGCTACGCGCTGATGGCCCAGGTCGAGCGGCTGTCGGCGGAAGCCGAGGGCCGGCCGTTCACGGTGTCCGCCGAAGTCAGCGGCAAGGCCCCGCAGGTGGCCGAGGACGAACGGTCGCTGTACGAGCAACGGCAGCGACGGCTGGCCAGCGAACAGCGCACCCTCAGCGAGCAGCTGCGGCAGAAGACTCAGGAACTGGCCGAATTCCGTTCCAAGCAAGGGCAGTTCAGCTCAAGCCTGGCGCTGGTCAACCAGGAAATGAGCATGTCTGAACCGCTGGTGAAAACCGGCGCCGTCTCCCCGGTGGAGATCCTGCGGCTCAAGCGCAGCGCGGTGGAGATCCGCGGCTCGCTCAACGCCACCACCCTGGCGATCCCCCGGGCCGAATCGGCCATCGCCGAGATCCGCAGCAAGATCGACGAGTCGGAACAGACTTTCCGTTCCGAAGCGGCCAAGGAGCTCAACGAGAAACGCACGGACCTGTCGAAAATCACCGCGTCGAGCATCGCCATCGACGACCGCGTCAGCCGCACCACCGTGACCTCGCCGGTGCACGGGGTGATCAAGCAATTGAAGGTCAACACCATCGGCGGCGTGGTGCAGCCGGGCAGCGACATGGTGGAGATCGTGCCGCTGGAGGACAACCTGCTGATCGAAGCCAAGGTGCGTCCGCAGGACGTGGCGTTCCTGCATCCGGGCCAGAAAGCCATGGTCAAGTTCAGCGCCTACGACTACACGATCTACGGCGGGCTCAGCGCCAAGCTGGAGCTGATCGGCGCCGACACCATCACCGACGACAAGGGCAACAGCTTCTACCTGATCCAGGTGCGCACCGACAAAAACCATTTGGGCGGAGACGTGAAGCCGCTGCTGATCATTCCGGGGATGGTGGCGACGGTGGACATCATCACCGGCGAGAAGACCGTGCTGGACTACCTGCTCAAGCCGGTGCTCAAAGCCCGGACCGAGGCGATGCGCGAACGCTAGCGATCATCCGGAATCTGTACGGACGGGCATGGCCCCATCGCTGGCAAGCCAGCTCCCACAGGTTTAGCGCCGGGCTCAGGCTTTGTGTTCGGCCTGGACATTGTGGGAGCTGGCTTGCCAGCGATGGGGCCAGCGAGCGCACCGATCATTTTTCGGCATGATTACGCTGGAAGGTCTCCTCCCCCATCGCCGCGATCTGCCCCTCGATCAAGGCTTCGAACGGCTTGAGCAGCGCTTCGAACGACGCCGGCGCCTCCAATGTCTGCAAGGCCTGGACGATCGCCTCGACCGTGGACAACGCCCCGGGCCCCGGCGCCTTGCGCAGGCGGTAGCGGGACACCCCGCCCTCGGCCAGCGTCACCCGCGGCAGCGCCGCCAACGACGGGTTGAGGTGCAGCAGCTTGCGCGCCTTGCGCCAGGTGCCGTCGGGCACCACCAGCAGCAGCGGCTCATCGGACGCGCCGCAGGCCTGCAGCGGCTGCGCATCCTCGGCCGGAAACAGCAACCGCGCCTGATACCCCGGCCGGTTCAGCAGCGCCGGCAGATCCTCGAACACCTCCCCGACGATCAGCTCGGCGTTGGTCAGCCCCAGCGCCGCCAGCCGCGCCGTGTTGAGCGCATGGTTGACCTCGCTCGGATGCTGCAGCAGCAACACCCGCGTGCGGCTGTCGAGGCTGGGGATCAGCGCGCACAGGCAATGGGTTAGGGGGCGCAGGCAGCGCGGGCATTGGGGTCTGGACATTTTCAGGCCTGATTGAGCTGGGCTTTGAGCAAATCGCGGAAGGTCTGGATCAGCGGCTCGCGGCTGCGGCCACGGCGCATGATCATCGAGAACGGCGCCTGGTAACCGAAGGTCGCCGGCAGCAGCACGCGCAGGTCGCCCTTGTCGGCCCAGGCCTGGGCGTAATGCTCCGGCAGGTAACCGATGTAGGCGCCGGACAGCACCAGGATCAGTTGCGCCTCCATGCTCTCCACCGTCGCGGCGCTGTGCTTGAAGCCGTGGCGGGCCAGTTCCGCCTGGCTCCAGTAGCCGCGCCCGACCATGCGCTGCTGGGTGATGACCTGCTCGGGGATCCGCCGTTCGGTGAACAGCGGGTGACGGTTGCTGCAGTACAGCCAGTGCTGCTCGCGGTACAGCGGCATGTACACCAGGCCGCTCATGCGTGTGGAGAACGCGCCGATGGCCAGGTCGAGGCGGTTGTCCTGCACGCCCAGCTGCAATTCGTACGGGCTCATCACCGACAGGTGCAGGTGCACCGCCGGGTGCTCCTGGCTGTAGGCGCCGATGGCCTCGGCGAACGGCAAGGCCTTGTCGCTGACGGTGGAGTCGATCACGCCCAGATTGAGCGTGCCGCGCAGCTCGCCCTTGAGTGCGGCGGCGTACTGCTCGAAGCCTTCGAGCTCGGCCAGCAGACGCAGGGTCTCCTGATGGAACAGCTCGCCCTTGCTGGTCAGGCTGAAGCCGCCGCGCCCGCGGTGGCACAGCACCAGGCCGAGGGCGGCCTCGAGCTGGCTCATGTAGGTGCTGATCGCCGAGGTCGACAGGTTGAGCTCCTGCTGGGCGTTGGCGAACCCCTGATGGCGCACCACGCTGACGAAGATGCGCAAAAGTTTCAGGTCGGGTAAAGCGTTGGCCATAAAAATGCTCCGGACTCGGGTAAAGCGCTCAACTCAACACAACGAAAAACCCTGTAGGAGCGAGCCTGCTCGCGATGGCGGTGGCTCAGTCAACGTTGATGCTGGCCGTCGGTCCGTCATCGCGAGCAGGCTCGCTCCTACAGGTTTTGTATTCGTCATCCCATTTGGGGATGGCCGAGAAGTCTATCTCGCGCCTCGCCATTAGTTCAGAAAAAACTGAACTAAGTATTTGCCCGCAGCGATTCTTCCGACCTGCGGCATTTCGCAGAATCCGCCCACAACGGTGCCCGAACCTTGCGTAAGCGGCGCACCCGAACAACTAAAACAAAGACGATGAGGCCTTACCCGTGGACAAGATTCTTCACCAACCACTGGGCGGCAACGAAATGCCGCGCTTCGGCGGCATCGCCACCATGCTGCGACTCCCCCACCTCGACACCGCCGCCGGCCTGGACGCCGCCTTCGTCGGCGTGCCGCTGGACATCGGCACCTCGCTGCGCCCCGGCACCCGTTTCGGGCCGCGTGACATCCGCACCGAATCGGTGATGATCCGCCCGTACAACATGGCCACCGGCGCCGCCCCGTTCGACTCGCTGTCGGTGGCCGACATCGGCGACGTGGCGATCAACACCTTCAACCTGCTCGACGCCGTGCGCATCATCGAAGAGGCCTACGACAACATCCTCGAGCACAACGTGATCCCGCTGACCCTGGGCGGCGACCACACCATCACCCTGCCGATCCTGCGCGCTATCCATAAGAAGCACGGCAAGGTCGGTCTGGTGCACATCGACGCCCACGCCGATGTGAACGATCACATGTTCGGCGAGAAGATCGCCCACGGCACGACCTTCCGTCGCGCCGTCGAAGAAGGCCTTCTGGATTGCGACCGCGTGGTGCAGATTGGTCTGCGGGCCCAGGGCTACACCGCCGACGACTTCAACTGGAGCCGCGACCAGGGTTTCCGCGTGGTGCAGGCCGAAGAGTGCTGGCACAAGTCGCTGGAGCCTTTGATGGCCGAGGTGCGCGAGAAGGTCGGCGGCGGCCCGGTGTACCTGAGCTTCGACATCGACGGCATCGACCCGGCCTGGGCGCCCGGCACCGGCACCCCGGAAATCGGCGGCCTGACCACCATCCAGGCGATCGAGATCGTGCGCGGCTGCCAGGGCCTCGACCTGATCGGCTGCGATCTGGTAGAAGTCTCGCCCGCCTACGACACCACCGGCAACACCTCGCTGCTGGCCGCCAACCTGCTGTACGAAATGCTCTGCGTACTGCCTGGCGTGGTCCACCGCTGAGGGTTCGCCATGAACGAACGTGATCAGGTTCTGCAGGCGGCCGCCGACCTCGTGTCCGCCTTCGCCCGCAACGACCGCGAAGCCTACTTCGGTGCGTTCAGCGCCGACGCCAGCTTCGTGTTCCACACCCTCGAACAGCCCCTGCTGTCGCGCGACGCCTATCAGGCGCTGTGGGACAGTTGGCGCGCCGAGGATGGCTTCGAGGTGCTCTCGTGCACCTCGAGCAACGCCTGCGTCAGCCTGCAAGGGGACGTGGCGGTCTTCATCCATGACGTGGCCACCGAGCTGCGCATGCAAGGGGAGCAACACTTCAGCCAGGAGCGCGAGACGATTGTGTTCAGGAAACACGCGTCGAGCCTAGAACAACAAGGCCTATGGCTGGCCTGCCATGAACATTTGTCCGCAATGCCGGAAGGGCTGCCACCCCCTTAGCCAAACAGGTGACGCCCACGCACGATGGGCGCGCCTTTATGATCGGAGCAGATCATGAATAACAAGAACAACGACCAAAGCCTTACGCAGATTGAAACCCACGGGGTCGAACAGATCCCGGACCACGAACGCACCGCAGGTCCGGCGGATCTGTTCCGCATGATCTTCGGCGGCGCCAACACCTTCGCCACCGCCGTGCTCGGCAGTTTCCCGGTGCTGTTCGGCCTGTCGTTCCAGGCCGGTGTCTGGGCGATTGTCTCGGGCGTGCTGCTGGGTTCGCTGATCCTTGCGCCGATGGGCCTGTTCGGTCCGCTCAACGGCACCAACAACGCCGTGTCATCCGGTGCGCACTTCGGCGTGCACGGGCGGATCGTCGGCTCGTTCCTGTCGCTGCTGACCGCCATCGCCTTCTTCTCGCTCTCGGTGTGGAGTTCGGGGGATGCGCTGATCGGCGGCGCCAAGCGCCTGATCGGCCTGCCGGAAACCGACCTGACCCTGGGCCTGGCCTACGGCCTGTTCGCGGTGCTGGTGCTGACCGTGTGCATCTACGGCTTCCGCTTTTTGCTGTGGGTCAACAAGATCGCGGTGTGGAGCGCCAGCCTGCTGTTCCTGCTGGGCGCGTTCGCCTTCGCCGGCCCCTTCGATGCGCATTACGCCGGCACCGTCAGCCTCGGCCAGCCGGGCTTCTGGGCGGCGTTCATCGGCGCGGCGCTGGTGGCCATGAGCAACCCGATCTCGTTCGGCGCGTTCCTCGGCGACTGGGCCCGCTACATCCCGCGCGACACCTCCCGGCAGCGGATCATGACGGCGGTGATCCTTTCGCAGATCGCCACCTTCATCCCGTTCCTGTTCGGCCTGACCACCGCCACCATCGTGGCGATCCAGGCGCCGGACTACATCGCGGCCAACAACTACGTCGGCGGCCTGCTGGCGGTGTCGCCGGGCTGGTTCTTCCTGCCGGTGTGCCTGATTGCGGTGATCGGCGGCATGTCCACCGGCACCACGTCGCTGTACGGCACGGGCCTGGACATGTCCAGCGTGTTCCCGCGGGTGCTGTCGCGGGTCAAGGCGACGCTGCTGATCGGCGTGCTGTCGATCGCCTTCATCTTCATCGGGCGCTTCGCGGCCAACCTGGTGCAGAGCGTGTCGACCTTCGCCGTGCTGATCATCACCTGCACCACCCCGTGGATGGTGATCATGATCATCGGCCTGGTGGTGCGCCGCGGCTTCTACTGCCCGGACGACCTGCAAGTGTTCACCCGCGGCGAGCGAGGCGGCCGCTACTGGTTCCACCACGGCTGGAACTGGCGCGGCATGGGCGCCTGGATCCCCAGCGCGGCGGTCGGCCTGTGCTTCGTCAACCTGCCGGGCCAGTTCGTCGGCCCGCTGGGCGAGCTGGCCGGCGGCATCGACATCAGCCTGCTGGTGACCCTGGGCCTGGCCTCGGTGCTGTACCTGATGCTGCTGAGCCTGTTCCCGGAGCCGGCGCTGGTTTACGGCCCGCAGGATATGCGCAGCCGACAGGCAGATGCACCGGGCAAGACGGCCATGCGCCAAGCCGCCTGAGCAAAAGCACATACCCCTGTGGGAGCGAGCTTGCTCGCGAAAGCGATCTGTCAGTCACATCACTTTTGAGTGTGCCGACGCCTTCGCGAGCAAGCTCGCTCCCACAAGAAACCAAACTTGTTTCACCATAAAAAAGACAATCGGAGACACGCCATCATGGCTTTGGATTTATTCGTCGTCCTCATCTACGCGGCCGGCATGCTCTTGCTCGGCTACTTCGGCATGCGCAAGGCCAAAACCAACGAAGACTTCCTGGTCGCCGGGCGCAACCTGGGCCCGAGCCTGTACATGGGCACCATGGCCGCGACCGTGCTGGGCGGTGCGTCCACCGTCGGCACCGTGCGCCTGGGCTATGTGCACGGGATCTCCGGCTTCTGGCTCTGCGCGGCCCTGGGCTGCGGCATCGTCGCGCTGAACCTGTTCCTGGCCAAGCCGCTGCTGAAACTGAAGATCTACACCGTCACCCAGGTGCTGGAGAAGCGCTACAACCCGATGGCCCGCTCGGCGAGCGCGGCGATCATGCTGGCCTACGCGCTGATGATCGGCGTGACCTCGATCCTGGCCATCGGCACCGTGCTGCAAGTGCTGTTCGGCCTGCCGTTCTGGATCTCGGTGCTGCTGGGCGGCGGCGTGGTGGTGGTCTACTCGGCCATCGGCGGGATGTGGTCGCTGACCCTGACCGACATCGTCCAGTTCATCATCAAGACCGTGGGCCTGATGTTCATCCTGCTGCCGATCTGCCTGTACCGCGTCGGCGGCTGGGACGATCTGGTGATGAAGCTGCCGGCGGCGGCGTTCAACTTCACCACCATCGGCTGGGACACGATCATCACCTACTTCATGATCTACTTCTTCGGCATCCTGATCGGTCAAGACATCTGGCAACGGGTGTTCACCGTCAAGAATGAGAAAGTGGCCCAGTACGCCGGCAGCTTCGCCGGGATCTACTGCATCCTCTACGGCCTGGCCTGCGCCCTGATCGGCATGGCGGCCCACGTGCTGATCCCGGACCTGGACAACGTCAACAACGCCTTCGCCGCCATCGTCAAACTGTCGCTGCCGGACGGCATCCGCGGCCTGGTGATCGCCGCCGCGCTGGCCGCGATGATGTCCACCGCCAGCGCCGGCCTGCTGGCCGCGGCCACCACCCTGACCGAGGACCTGCTGCCGAAGCTGCGCGGCGGCAAGCCGTCGAGCCTGGGCATCAACCGCCTGTTCACCCTGCTGACCGGCGCCGTGGTGCTGGCCATCGCCCTGGTGGTGAACGACGTGATCAGCGCCCTGACCCTGGCCTACAACCTGTTGGTGGGCGGCATGCTGATCCCGCTGATCGGTGCGATCTTCTGGAAGCGCGCCACCACCTCCGGCGCCATCGCCAGCATGGGCATGGGTTTCGCCACGGCGCTGCTGTTCATGGTCAAGGACGGCCTGGACGCCAACACCCCGATCTACTACAGCCTGGCCGTGGGCCTGGTGAGCTTCGTGGTGGTCAGCCTGATCTCCCGTCGCCCTGCCCCGGTGGCCAGCGCGATCTAAGCTTCACATAACGACTCGATGCTTTCTTCGGCGGGTGTGGCGTCGGTTGCCACACCCGTTTTTTTCGTCTGGAGAAAATGATTGATGAAGATCGTCAGCCGCGACCGGTGGTTCGAAGTCCAGTCCCTGGGCGACGGCATCCGCCTGATCCACGAGCCGTACATCCGGCCGTTCTACCGCTGCAACCTGTGGCACATCCAGGGCCGCGACAAGGATCTGCTGCTCGACAGCGGCTCGGGGCTGGTCAGCCTGCGCGAGCAACTGCCCTGGCTCACCGAGCGGCCCTTGGTGGCGGTGGCCAGCCATTGCCACTTCGACCACATCGCCGGCCACCACGAATTCGCCGAACGCCTGGTGCATCCGGCCGAAGCCGACATCCTGGCGGCGCCGGACGGCGACAACGACCTGAGCCGCGCCTTCGTCGGCGACGACATGTTCGAGGCCCACCCGGACTGCCCGCTGTGCTATGCCGAGTACCGGGTCAAGGCAGCGCCGGCCACCGGCTTCGTCGAGGACGGCGACGTGCTGGACCTGGGTGGCCGCACGCTGCAGGTGTTGCACACGCCGGGGCATTCGCCGGGCGGGATCAGCCTGTACGAGGCGGCGACCGAAACCCTGTTCAGCGGCGACATCATCTACGACGGCCCGCTGATCGAAGACGCCTACCACTCCGATCCCGACGACTACGCCGCCAGCCTGCGACGCCTGCACGGCCTGGCGGTGCGCACGGTGCATGGCGGGCACTTCGGCAGCTTCTCCGGGGAGCATCTGCGGGGAATGATTGACCAGTGGCTGCGCCGGCACGGGTGAAGCCTGCTGTACTCAATCAGGTCGCCCCCTTCGAATGACTGCCATGAACAGAGCCGCCGTGCGCGCCGCCGTGCACCGATTCATCCTCCGCCTGCTGGAAAACCGCGAATTCGACGACGACACCAGCCTGGCGCAACTGGGGCTGGAGAAAGCGGACATCGAAGATCTGATCTTTCATCTGGAAGATGAATTCGGACTGACGGCGTTCACCGCCGAGGAAGACCGGATGCTCAGGCGCGCGAAGACGGCCAATGACTTGAGCCGGTTCCTGATGGAAATCAGCCGGCATTGAGAACGGTTGCCTGATACGTGCTTGAGGACGAGACCTGCTGAATCGCAGAGCAGGCCAGTGTAACGAGGAAGCTTGCTCCCGCCGGGCCGCCAAGCGGCCCTGTGATGGGTGGCGGCTGAGCCTTGGGCGGGAGCAAGCGCCCTCGCCACAGGATCCGCCTGGGTTACCGACGACGCGGCTGACGCCGGCGCTGTTCGTCGTCGGTGCGGATCGGTACGGGTTGCAGAGGCGGTTCGATCAAGCCGAGGGCAACACCCAAATCGTGCAGCCAGTTCTGAATTTTCTCTTTCATCGTCATGCCCCCTTCAGGGTGGTGCCGAGCGGCCGGAATTCTGAGGCCGCTTCGCACTGATAATAGTCTGAAGTCCTACGCAATGCGCAGTGAAATCCGCAATGATCTGTTACTGAATCGGACGAAATCCCTGACCGTTCGCTCAAGCCGTTTCTCGGGCGTCTTCGCCGGCCACGGGATAGAGCGCCCGCTGCTGTTCGATCCAGGCATTGAGGTTGGCGCCGACCATCCCTCTGCGCCACATCAGCCACGTCGTCGCGCTGGCGAACGGCTCGGCCAGCGGGTGCACCGCCACGCCTTCGCGCCCCGGCAGGCTGGCGAGCATCGACTCGGACATCAGCGCCACCCCGCTGCCGGCGATCACGCAGGCCAGCATGCCCTGATACGACTCGATCTCCATCGCCCGGCCCATGGCCGCGTGGTAGTGGGCGAACCAGGATTCCAGCCGCGCACGGTAGGCGCAGCCATGGCGGAAGGTGAACACCGCGCGGCCCTCGACGTCCTTGGCGCTGCGCACCGGCGGGTGCTCGGCCTCGCTGATCAGCACCAGCCGCTCGTTGCACAGCGGCACGCCGTCGATGCCCGCCAGCTGCGGCGGGCCGTCCACCAGCGCCGCGTCGAGCCGGCCGGTGAGCAGGCCTTCGAGCAACTCGCCGCTGGGCCCGGACTGCACTTGCAGGTTCACCGCCGGATAGCGTTTGTGATAGCGGGCCAGCAGCGCCGGCAGATGGATCGCCGCCGTGCTGTACAGCGTGCCCAGCACGAAGTCGCCGGCCGGCTGCCCGCCCATCACCGCCGCGCTGGCCTGGTCGCGCAGGGCGAACAGCTTGCCGGCGTAGTCCAGCAGGACCTTTCCCGCAGGCGACAGCTGCAAGCGCTGACGCTCACGGACGAACAGTTCGACGCCCAACTGCTCCTCCAGCTGCTTAAGCCGGGTCGACAGGTTGGACGGCACCCGGTGCAGGCGTTCGGCGGCGCGGGTGATGGAACCTTCCTCGGCCACCGCCTGAAAGATTCGCAGTTGGCTGAACTCCACAAACCTTCTCCCTAACAGAACAAGTTACTCACTATTATTCAATTTTAAAGAAAGTCAATCAGTCCTAGCCTGACGGTCATCGAACCTTCCTGGAACTGCGACCATGTCACCGCTGATTCGCCTTCTCGCCAGTTTTATCGCCCTGATGATGGCCATGGGCATCGGGCGCTTCGCCCTCACCCCGCAAATGCCGCACCTGCTCAGCGAAGGCCAGGTCGACCTGACCGGCGCCGGCCTGATTGCCGCCGCCAACTACTTCGGCTACCTGCTGGGCGCGGTGGATGCGATGTTTTCCCGCCGGCCGGAGCAGGTGCGCGGTCGCTTGCTCGGCGGCCTGTGGCTGTGCGTGCTGCTGACCCTGGCCTCGTTCCGGGCCGACGGTTTCTGGTCGCACCTGGTCCTGCGCTTCGGCACCGGCGTGGCCAGCGCCTGGGTGCTGGTGATGATCACGGCCTTGAGCCAGCCGCTGGCATTGGCCGCCGGTCGCCCACGGCTGGGCGCGGTGGTGTTTGCCGGGCCGGGATTGGGGATTTTTCTGACAGGCCTGCTGGCGCTGGCCTCACACCTGTTGAACCAGACGTCCGCCACCTTGTGGCTGATCTACGCCGCCGTGGCGCTGGCGATGCTGCTGGCCATCGTACGGATCCTGCCGCAACCGGCTGCCCCGGCGGTCGCAGCCCCCGTGGCCAGCGGCGCGCCGACCCGCGGCATCGCCCGGCTGGCGGTGGTGTACGCGCTGTACGGGGTGGGTTACATCATTCCGGCCACGTTCCTGTCGCAGATGGCCAACGCGCAGTTCCACGGGCAATGGCAGGCGGATCTGTTCTGGCCTTGCTTCGGCCTGGCGTCGGCCCTCGGCGTCGTGCTGGTGAGCCTGCGCAAACCCGACGGGGGCACCACCCGTCATTGGCTGCTGGCCACCTTGTGGCTGCAGGCGGCCGGGGTGTTCGCCTGCCTGCTGGGCAGCGGCGCCGGGCTGGCGCTGGGGGTGATCCTGTGCGGCACGCCGTTCCTGGCCTGCATGCAACTGGTGATGCAGCGTTCGCGGGAGCTGGCGCCCCACGCCACCCAGCGCAACGCCGGGCTGCTGACCGCATGCTTTGCGGTCGGCCAGCTCAGCGGCCCGTTGCTGGCGGCGCTGAGCAGCCATTTCGGCGGCGGCCTGCAACCGGCGCTGGTGATCGCCGGCAGCGGCCTGTTGGTCGCCGGCGGCCTGGCCCTGCAACCGCTCAGGGCTGACCGAGGGCTTTGCGCAAGCGCCGGCGCACCCACTGCTCGGCGCTGACGAAGGTGATGCCGAGCAGCACCAGCACCGCGCCGACGATGAAATTCAGGCTCAGCTTCTCGCCCAGCAACAGCACGCCGAATGTGACGCCGAACAGCGGCGTCATGAACGAAAACACCGCCAGGTTGGCCGCCAGGTAGCGCCGCAGCAGCCAGAACCAGATCAGGTAACTGAAGAACGACACCACCACGCCCTGGAACAGCACGCTGGCCACCGCCACGCCGGTGAGGCTGACGTGGGTGATCTGGCCGCTGAACAGCGCAATCGCCAGCAGACCGAGGAAACCGACGATCAACTGATAGAACAGGGTCAGCGTCACCGGCGCCTCGGACAACCGCGAGGCGCGCACCACCACCGTGGTCGCGCCCCAACAGGCGCCGGCCAGCACGCCCAAAGCATCGCCCAGCAGCATGCGCCGGTCGAGGTTGTCCCACGACACCCCGCCGGCGAAGGCGATGGCGATGCCGACGAACGCCAGGCAGATGCCCAGCCACTGCACCGCGCGCAGACGCTCGCCCGGCAGCAGAAAATGCACGCCCAGCGCGGTGAAGATCGGCGCGGTGTAGAGGAACACCGACATGTGCGCCGCCGTGGTCAGTTGCAGCCCCTCGGCGATGAAGAGGAACTCGAGGCCGAACAAGGCACCGGCCAGCAAGCCGCCGCGCCAGGTGGCGCCCACCTGATCCCAGCCGCCCTTGACGCAGATCAGCAGCCCCACCAGCAACGCAGAGATCCCCGACCGCCCCGCCGCCTGCATCACCGGCGCGATGTCGGCCGCCGCCCACTTGATCATCACCTGCTGCACGCCCCAGACCAGGCACAGGCCGATCATCACTTGCAGGGCGAAACCGTCGGCGTTGCGCCGCTCGGCGCTCATCGCGACACCTCGAATACACGGGTCATGGCAGATTTCCCCCAACGCTGAAAATAAAGCCCCGGACGGATCCGGGGCAGATGGATGACGGCTGCGCCGTCAATCGCGAGCAGGCTCGCTCCCACAGGGAACGAGGCCGGTTCGGGCAGCACAGACAGCCGTAAAACTCAGGTCAGCTCGATGCGGTCGGCATGGATGACGATCTGGCCGTTCTTGTACAACGCCCCGATGGCCTTCTTGAAGTTGCCCTTGCTGACGCCGAACAGGCTGCTGATCAGCGCCGGATCGCTCTTGTCGCTCACCGCCAGGGTGCCGTTGCTTTCGCGCAGCTTGGCGAGGATCTTCGCGTTCAGGCTGCCCGCCGCCTCCTGGCCGACCGGTTGCAGGCTGAGGCTGATCTTGCCGTCGGCGCGCATTTCCTTGATGAAGCCCTTCTCGCGCATGCCCGAGCGCATGTACTTGAAGATCTCGTTCTTGTGGATCAGGCCCCAATGCTTGTTGTTGATGATCGCCTTGTAGCCCATGTCGGTGGACTCGACGACCAGCAGATCGACCTCTTGCCCTGGCGTGTAGGTGGCCGGGGTCTTGTCCAGGTAGCGGTCCAGCCGCGCGGTGGCGGTGATGCGGCGAGTGCGCTTGTCGAGGTACGCATGCACCACGCAGTAGTCGCCGGCGCTCAACTGGCGCTTTTCCTCGGAGTACGGCAGCAGCAGGTCCTTGGGCAGGCCCCAGTCGAGGAACACGCCGATGCTGTTGATCTCGACCACCTTGAGGCTGGCGAACTCGCCGACCTGGATCTTCGGTTTTTCGGTGGTGGCGAGCAGTTTGTCTTCGCTGTCCAGATAGACGAACACGTTGAGCCAGTCTTCATCTTCGCTGGGCACATCCTTGGGGACGTAGCGGTTGGGCAAGAGAATCTCGCCGTCGGCGCCGCCGTCCAGGTACAGGCCGAAGCTGGTGTGCTTGACCACTTGCAAACTGTTGTAACGCCCGACTAAAGCCATTTCCAATACCCTCACTTGCGTGGGCGGCATTCTACCCGGTTTTGCCCGGCGCGTTGACGGCGCGAACGGCCGGCGAGGGAGATTCGCCCATGGCCGGGGCTTTCTCTTGAAGGTGCCG from Pseudomonas ekonensis encodes the following:
- a CDS encoding LysR family transcriptional regulator, producing MANALPDLKLLRIFVSVVRHQGFANAQQELNLSTSAISTYMSQLEAALGLVLCHRGRGGFSLTSKGELFHQETLRLLAELEGFEQYAAALKGELRGTLNLGVIDSTVSDKALPFAEAIGAYSQEHPAVHLHLSVMSPYELQLGVQDNRLDLAIGAFSTRMSGLVYMPLYREQHWLYCSNRHPLFTERRIPEQVITQQRMVGRGYWSQAELARHGFKHSAATVESMEAQLILVLSGAYIGYLPEHYAQAWADKGDLRVLLPATFGYQAPFSMIMRRGRSREPLIQTFRDLLKAQLNQA
- a CDS encoding HlyD family type I secretion periplasmic adaptor subunit; its protein translation is MSASSSSKQRGYFDSFGKSAEAEFMPETAGASLQDSPRASRITVWLAAALLISALVWARFAVLQEVTMGEGKAIPSSKVQVIQNLEGGIVTEIFVREGQMVNKGDTLLRLDDTRFLSNKGESEADRYALMAQVERLSAEAEGRPFTVSAEVSGKAPQVAEDERSLYEQRQRRLASEQRTLSEQLRQKTQELAEFRSKQGQFSSSLALVNQEMSMSEPLVKTGAVSPVEILRLKRSAVEIRGSLNATTLAIPRAESAIAEIRSKIDESEQTFRSEAAKELNEKRTDLSKITASSIAIDDRVSRTTVTSPVHGVIKQLKVNTIGGVVQPGSDMVEIVPLEDNLLIEAKVRPQDVAFLHPGQKAMVKFSAYDYTIYGGLSAKLELIGADTITDDKGNSFYLIQVRTDKNHLGGDVKPLLIIPGMVATVDIITGEKTVLDYLLKPVLKARTEAMRER
- a CDS encoding sodium:solute symporter, which produces MALDLFVVLIYAAGMLLLGYFGMRKAKTNEDFLVAGRNLGPSLYMGTMAATVLGGASTVGTVRLGYVHGISGFWLCAALGCGIVALNLFLAKPLLKLKIYTVTQVLEKRYNPMARSASAAIMLAYALMIGVTSILAIGTVLQVLFGLPFWISVLLGGGVVVVYSAIGGMWSLTLTDIVQFIIKTVGLMFILLPICLYRVGGWDDLVMKLPAAAFNFTTIGWDTIITYFMIYFFGILIGQDIWQRVFTVKNEKVAQYAGSFAGIYCILYGLACALIGMAAHVLIPDLDNVNNAFAAIVKLSLPDGIRGLVIAAALAAMMSTASAGLLAAATTLTEDLLPKLRGGKPSSLGINRLFTLLTGAVVLAIALVVNDVISALTLAYNLLVGGMLIPLIGAIFWKRATTSGAIASMGMGFATALLFMVKDGLDANTPIYYSLAVGLVSFVVVSLISRRPAPVASAI
- a CDS encoding YybH family protein encodes the protein MNERDQVLQAAADLVSAFARNDREAYFGAFSADASFVFHTLEQPLLSRDAYQALWDSWRAEDGFEVLSCTSSNACVSLQGDVAVFIHDVATELRMQGEQHFSQERETIVFRKHASSLEQQGLWLACHEHLSAMPEGLPPP
- a CDS encoding tRNA-uridine aminocarboxypropyltransferase: MSRPQCPRCLRPLTHCLCALIPSLDSRTRVLLLQHPSEVNHALNTARLAALGLTNAELIVGEVFEDLPALLNRPGYQARLLFPAEDAQPLQACGASDEPLLLVVPDGTWRKARKLLHLNPSLAALPRVTLAEGGVSRYRLRKAPGPGALSTVEAIVQALQTLEAPASFEALLKPFEALIEGQIAAMGEETFQRNHAEK
- a CDS encoding purine-cytosine permease family protein; amino-acid sequence: MNNKNNDQSLTQIETHGVEQIPDHERTAGPADLFRMIFGGANTFATAVLGSFPVLFGLSFQAGVWAIVSGVLLGSLILAPMGLFGPLNGTNNAVSSGAHFGVHGRIVGSFLSLLTAIAFFSLSVWSSGDALIGGAKRLIGLPETDLTLGLAYGLFAVLVLTVCIYGFRFLLWVNKIAVWSASLLFLLGAFAFAGPFDAHYAGTVSLGQPGFWAAFIGAALVAMSNPISFGAFLGDWARYIPRDTSRQRIMTAVILSQIATFIPFLFGLTTATIVAIQAPDYIAANNYVGGLLAVSPGWFFLPVCLIAVIGGMSTGTTSLYGTGLDMSSVFPRVLSRVKATLLIGVLSIAFIFIGRFAANLVQSVSTFAVLIITCTTPWMVIMIIGLVVRRGFYCPDDLQVFTRGERGGRYWFHHGWNWRGMGAWIPSAAVGLCFVNLPGQFVGPLGELAGGIDISLLVTLGLASVLYLMLLSLFPEPALVYGPQDMRSRQADAPGKTAMRQAA
- the speB gene encoding agmatinase; translation: MDKILHQPLGGNEMPRFGGIATMLRLPHLDTAAGLDAAFVGVPLDIGTSLRPGTRFGPRDIRTESVMIRPYNMATGAAPFDSLSVADIGDVAINTFNLLDAVRIIEEAYDNILEHNVIPLTLGGDHTITLPILRAIHKKHGKVGLVHIDAHADVNDHMFGEKIAHGTTFRRAVEEGLLDCDRVVQIGLRAQGYTADDFNWSRDQGFRVVQAEECWHKSLEPLMAEVREKVGGGPVYLSFDIDGIDPAWAPGTGTPEIGGLTTIQAIEIVRGCQGLDLIGCDLVEVSPAYDTTGNTSLLAANLLYEMLCVLPGVVHR